GCGACGCCGTCCCGCCAGGCGACCGCGTCGTCCGGCACCGCCCAGCGGCCCAGGCGGTCGGCGAAGGGCGAGGACGCCGGCATCGGCACCGGCGGCCGGCGGGCCAGCAGCAGCGCGAGCGCCAGGCCCAGGCCGGTCAGCGCCCAGGCGGCCACGTCGACCGGCGTCCACCCGTAGTGCAGCTCGACGTGGGTCGAGGTCGGCACGACGACCATCAGGTTGGGCGCCACCCGGTACGGCCCGTCCGCCCCCGACGCCTGCCAGTTCGGGAAGTACGACGCCTTCACGAGCACCGGCGTGCCCGGCCGGTCCACGTCGAAGCTGATCCGGTCGTCCCCCTGGCTGATCCCGCTGACCGTCACCGACGGCACCGGCCTGGCCTCCGGCCGCACGCCCTCCTGCACCCGCTGCCAGCCGTCGAGGCCGGTCGCCGCCAGCGTGACCTCCCAGGCGGACGGGTCCAGGTACCAGTCCATGGCCGGGTCGAGCCACTCCCGGCCGGCCTGGGACACCCCGTCCAGCACGGCCGGCTCGTTGGCGAGCGGCTGGACGAGCGCGGTGCCGGCCACCTCGAACACGGCCCACGGCGGGGAGGCCTCGATCTCGGCCAGCGCCGGGTTCGCCCTCGCGTAGGCCAGCACGTTGGGCGAGAAGGCGAGGTAGTACCGGACGCCGAGCAGCTGGAGGTGGCGGATGCCCCGGTCGAAGTCGGCCTGGTTCAGCGGCCGGGCCGGGTAGGGGATGTCCCGCATGGCCGACGACGGCTCGTCGGACAGCTCGGCCTGGTTGATGAAGTGGTACGGCGTGGTCGCCGACGCCTCGAAGTACAGGCCCTCCATCGAGCCGATGCAGCCGTCGGTCCAGAACGGCAGGAGCATCAGCGCCATCGGCGTGCCGTAGCGGTCGAGCTCCTTCTCGTACTCCCACATGGCCCGCCCGCACCCGTGCACCTCGCCGACGCCGGCCATCGTCTGCACCACGTCGTGGTACTCGCGGTAGGCCGCCTTGCGCTCGTAGCCGCTGTAGTTCCAGGCCGCCCAGTCGGGCAGGTAGCTGCGGTCGGCCGTGGAGAAGCCGAGCCAGCGGACGATGCCGTCCGAGCCCCGCACGCTGCCGGGCAGCGCCGTGAGGGGCAGGCCGACGACGACGAGGGTGGCGCCGAGGCCGAGCACGGCCGTCCCCACCTGCACCGAGCGCAGTGGTCGCAGGGGGTTGCGGGCGACGAGGGTGGCGACGGCCGAGCCGATCTCGGCGACGGCCAGCGCCGCCAGGAAGAACACGCCGAGGAACCAGAACGGCAGCAGGCGGGCGTTCCACAGCCGGCCCTGGGGCAGGAGGACGACGGCGACGCCGATGATCGCCGTCAGCAGCAGCAGGAAGATCCCGGCCCGCCGGCCGAGCAGCACCGACAGCACGGCGCCGACGACGGCCAGGCCGAGCGCCCAGCGGAGGTCGTGGGGCCAGAGGAGCTCCTTGAAGTTGTGGAGCTTCTCCCAGCCCATGTCGTTCATGTACGCCCGCCGCGCGAAGAACGGCAGGACCCAGAAGGCGGCGAGCAGCCCGGCCACCGGCAGCACGGCGACCAGCCACCTGACCCTCGCGATCCCGGCCCGCACGAGCAGGGCGACCGCCGTGCCGGCCAGCGCGAAGAACGCGGGGATCAGGTGGCACAGGCCGGTGAGCGCGAGGAGGACGGCGGCGGCGGCGCGGTGCTTCCCGTTCTCGAGCCCCCGCAGGACGACGCCGAGGTAGAGCACGGCCAGGCTGAGGCTGATCGAGAACGCGAACTCGCCGGCGAGGGTCGACGCCAGGTTGCCGCCGACGATGTTGCCGGTGCCCTCGGGCACCCGGTTGAACAGGTAGGGCAGGGTGGCGACGGCGAGCAGCGCCGGGCCGGGGAACCGCACCCGGGCCAGCCGGCCGAAGGCCCAGGCGGCGACGGGCAGGGTCAGCACGCCGAGCACGGTGACGAGCTTGAAGGCGATCCCGTACGGCAGGGCCACGTCGAGGGCCAGGATCAGCAGCGACGGGACCACCATGTAGAAGTGGTAGGCGGGGAAGCCGGCGTACCAGTCCGGCGTCCAGCCCGTCAGCCGGCCGTGGGGCAGGAGGTGGTCCCGCAGGAAGGCCGGCGCCCACACGTGGGCGCCCATGTCGCCGCCCGCGGGGGTGGTGTCGGCGACCAGCAGCTGGGGGTGGAGCTCGACGAGGACGAAGCCGACGCAGACCGCCACGACGGCGGCGGTGACCCATGCCTCGACGGGGCGGCGGCGCGCCGGGGCGGCGTCTGGCTCGGTGGTCGCCGTCATGCGGCGCCAATGGTGGCACCAACCGGAGCGCCCGGCGCGTCGCGACGCGCCGGGCCACCGGCGGGGGTCAGCGGCGGCGTCCGGGGGCGACGCCGAGGAGACCCGCCAGCTCCACCTGCTCGCCGCCCCGGTGCCAGGAGCGGCGGTCGCACGTGGAGCAGGACCGCATGGTCACGGGCTCGCCGTCGATCGTCAGCGTGATCTCCACCAGCGGACCGTCACAGCCCGCGCACCGCAACGACGACATGGCACGCCCCTCCTCCGTCCGCTCCTTCCTTCGGCGGGCGCGGCGCCCGGTTGAGGGGTCAGGTGCCGATCTTGTCGACCGTCGCCGCGCCGAGCAGGAACGCCACCGTCCAGGCGTTGAAGGCGACGTGGGCCCAGATGGCCGGCCCGAGCCGGCCGCGCCGCTGGGCCAGCCACCCGGCGACCAGCCCGAACATCACGAGCGCCGGCAGCTGGAGCAGCTGGAAGTGGCTGAGCCCGAACAGGATGGCGGAGACCCAGAGGGCGGGGGCCGGCCCCAGGCGGCGCTCCAGGGAGCGCAGGAGCAGGCCCCGGTAGAACAGCTCCTCGACCACCGGGGCGCCGACGGCGACGACCAGGATGAGCAGCACCACGCCGACCCCGGTGGCCCGCTCGGTGAGGCTGCGGGCGGGGGCCGACACGTCGAGGTCGTCGTCGAGGAACCGCAGCAGCGGGAGGTAGAGGAGGGGGACGAGCACGGCCTGGGTGAGCGCGCCGACGACGAGGCCGATCGGCACGTCGGCGAGGGTCGAGCGGAAGGCGAAGTCCTCGACCACGCCCCGGCCCTTGCGCCGGGCGGCGAGCACGGGCGCCCCGGCGAGGCCGAGCCAGAGGGGGACCTGGAGGAGGGCGACGAGGCTCAGCGGGAGGTCGTCGGACGAGTCCGCCGTGCGGCCGGTGACGCCGAGGACGACGGCGGTCGCGAGGGTCGAGGCGAGGAGGGCGACGAGGAAGCCGATCGCGGCGTCGGCCAGCCCCCAGCCCGGCTCGCGACCCGTGCCCGGTCGGCCGGGCGGCGGGACGGGTGGTCGGGCGGCCTCGGCCACGGCGCCCGAGGCTACCGGCCGCCCGCCGCCGCCCGACCCTCCGGGCGGGCTGGC
This window of the Acidimicrobiales bacterium genome carries:
- a CDS encoding CPBP family intramembrane glutamic endopeptidase, whose protein sequence is MAEAARPPVPPPGRPGTGREPGWGLADAAIGFLVALLASTLATAVVLGVTGRTADSSDDLPLSLVALLQVPLWLGLAGAPVLAARRKGRGVVEDFAFRSTLADVPIGLVVGALTQAVLVPLLYLPLLRFLDDDLDVSAPARSLTERATGVGVVLLILVVAVGAPVVEELFYRGLLLRSLERRLGPAPALWVSAILFGLSHFQLLQLPALVMFGLVAGWLAQRRGRLGPAIWAHVAFNAWTVAFLLGAATVDKIGT